GCCGGAGATCCACCGGTGCTCCCGGTGCAGCGCCGGGGCGGCggcggctgctgctgctgctccctctccccctgcccccgccaACCGGCGCCCCTTCCCCTGCTCCCTGTGCGGCAAGGCCTTCCGGCAGCCCTCCCAGTTGGCCTCCCACCTGCCCAGCCACAGCCAGCACCGGCCGTACCAGTGCGGCGTCTGCGGCAAGCGGCTGAAGAGCGCCTCCAACCTGGCTCGGCACCGCCGCACCCACACCGGCGACCGGCCCTTCCGCTGCACCGAGTGCGGCAAGGCCTTCGCCCAGTCTTTCAACCTGGCCGCCCACCAGCGCACCCACACCGGCGAGCGGCCCTTCCCCTGCGCCGCCTGCGGCAAGGAGTTCACCTGCGCCTCGCACCTGGAGCGCCACCGCAGCATCCACACCGGCGGCCGGCGCCCCTTCACCTGCGCCCTCTGCGGCAAGAGCTTCGGGCGCTCCTACAACCTGGTGCAGCATCAGAGCACCCACACCGGCGAGAGGCCGTACCGCTGCACCGCCTGCGGCCGCGGCTTCAACCGTTCCTACAACCTGCTGGCCCACCAGCGCTCCCACCACCCCGTGGTCTGCCTGCACCAGTCAGTCCGCGGCCAAACCCCTCCGCCCTTCCCCAGCGACCTCCACCACCGGGACGGACGAGTGCAGTGATTCAGTAACTCCTGGAGTGATTCGGTAACTCCT
The window above is part of the Heptranchias perlo isolate sHepPer1 unplaced genomic scaffold, sHepPer1.hap1 HAP1_SCAFFOLD_70, whole genome shotgun sequence genome. Proteins encoded here:
- the LOC137318440 gene encoding zinc finger protein 551-like; translation: MADPEGRAATAPPAEEPPAAERRPFRCAECGKSFKTSFSLGRHRHCHSSVKPYQCGACGRGFVQPSDLAAHRRLHHGSPDPSLRRALLGLLQPGEAPLICSHCGRSFTGASTPEIHRCSRCSAGAAAAAAAAPSPPAPANRRPFPCSLCGKAFRQPSQLASHLPSHSQHRPYQCGVCGKRLKSASNLARHRRTHTGDRPFRCTECGKAFAQSFNLAAHQRTHTGERPFPCAACGKEFTCASHLERHRSIHTGGRRPFTCALCGKSFGRSYNLVQHQSTHTGERPYRCTACGRGFNRSYNLLAHQRSHHPVVCLHQSVRGQTPPPFPSDLHHRDGRVQ